In Halobaculum limi, one DNA window encodes the following:
- a CDS encoding cation:proton antiporter has protein sequence MTDITSLRPLAAVLVSAVAIVPILLSGSRPNIRESWTALAALAKFAIVASMVPAVLAGDTYVTDLGAFLPGIRFALEADALGVLFGLLASFLWIITSSYSIGYMRGLDEHSQTRYFAAFAGSLSAAMGVAFASNLVVLFVFYELLTVATYPLVAHDETDEARAAGRKYLAYTFGGGVAVLAGTALVYWMTGTVAFTPGGIAGLAGADPLVARLAFALLAAGFGVKAALMPLHSWLPDAMVAPTPVSALLHAVAVVKSGVFGIARVVLDVFGPETVGDLGMGLPLAAVAAFTLIVASIIALRQDNLKRRLAFSTVSQLSYIVLGLAVLAPTSLVGGLLHIPAHAFMKITLFFAAGAIHVETHTDDISDMAGIGKRMPLTMTAFAVAAAGMAGIPLVAGFVSKYFLLIGSVSAGQTLFAVALLVSGVMNIGYFWPVVYTAFFETPEDSDEKPLIEGPLGGRFAWGRAAVAQGTAGSDPDAVADGGTHGDENDHGHAHGPGEGVWDRRSWTGGESTWFMLGPILAVALGSIVLGIVPDGAVFLRVVRLVVSGVTGVSV, from the coding sequence ATGACCGATATTACGTCACTCAGACCGCTGGCCGCCGTGCTCGTCTCCGCAGTCGCCATCGTCCCCATCCTCCTGTCGGGGAGTCGGCCGAACATCCGCGAGTCGTGGACCGCGCTCGCGGCGCTGGCGAAGTTCGCCATCGTCGCGAGTATGGTGCCCGCGGTGCTGGCGGGCGACACGTACGTGACCGACCTCGGGGCGTTCCTCCCGGGCATCCGGTTCGCGCTGGAGGCGGACGCGCTGGGCGTCCTGTTCGGACTGCTCGCGAGTTTCCTGTGGATCATCACCAGCAGTTACAGTATCGGCTACATGCGCGGTCTCGACGAGCACTCACAGACCCGCTACTTTGCGGCGTTCGCGGGGAGTCTCTCGGCGGCGATGGGCGTGGCGTTCGCCTCGAACCTCGTCGTTCTGTTCGTCTTCTACGAACTGTTGACGGTCGCGACGTACCCGCTCGTCGCTCACGACGAGACCGACGAGGCACGCGCGGCCGGCCGGAAGTACCTCGCGTACACCTTCGGCGGCGGCGTCGCCGTCCTCGCAGGCACGGCGCTGGTCTACTGGATGACCGGCACCGTCGCGTTCACGCCCGGCGGCATCGCGGGCCTCGCCGGTGCCGACCCGCTGGTCGCTCGTCTGGCGTTCGCGCTGCTGGCGGCCGGATTCGGCGTGAAGGCGGCGCTGATGCCGCTGCACTCGTGGCTCCCCGACGCGATGGTCGCGCCGACGCCCGTGTCGGCGTTGCTGCACGCGGTCGCAGTCGTGAAGTCGGGCGTCTTCGGCATCGCACGCGTCGTCCTCGACGTGTTCGGACCTGAGACGGTTGGCGACCTCGGGATGGGCCTGCCGCTGGCGGCGGTCGCGGCGTTCACGCTCATCGTCGCCTCGATCATCGCGCTCCGACAGGACAACCTCAAGCGTCGTCTCGCGTTCTCGACGGTGAGCCAGTTGTCCTACATCGTACTCGGACTCGCGGTGTTGGCTCCCACCTCGCTGGTGGGTGGCCTCCTCCACATCCCGGCGCACGCCTTCATGAAGATCACGCTGTTCTTCGCCGCCGGGGCTATCCACGTCGAGACGCACACCGACGACATCTCCGATATGGCGGGCATCGGCAAGCGGATGCCGCTGACGATGACGGCCTTCGCCGTCGCCGCCGCGGGGATGGCGGGGATTCCGCTGGTCGCCGGGTTCGTGAGCAAGTACTTCCTACTCATCGGGTCGGTGTCGGCGGGACAGACGCTGTTCGCGGTCGCGTTGCTCGTCTCGGGCGTGATGAACATCGGCTACTTCTGGCCGGTGGTGTACACCGCGTTCTTCGAGACGCCCGAGGACAGCGACGAGAAGCCGCTGATCGAGGGACCGCTCGGCGGCCGGTTCGCGTGGGGCCGCGCAGCCGTCGCGCAGGGGACCGCCGGAAGCGACCCCGATGCCGTCGCCGACGGCGGTACGCACGGCGATGAGAACGACCACGGTCACGCCCACGGCCCCGGCGAGGGTGTGTGGGACCGGCGGAGTTGGACCGGCGGTGAGTCGACGTGGTTTATGCTCGGCCCCATCCTGGCAGTCGCGCTCGGCTCTATTGTCCTCGGTATCGTCCCCGACGGGGCGGTGTTCCTCCGGGTCGTCCGTCTCGTGGTCAGCGGCGTCACGGGGGTGAGCGTCTGA
- a CDS encoding monovalent cation/H+ antiporter subunit D family protein, whose translation MSDLIPLLVVVPLLGSLAALLAGIAREETGWYAAAGALAVQVGMASTVAWRVLSGAPISYAVGGFQPPFGIELYVDGLSAAMIVLVAVVALGVLAYARQAGPHSNRFYATYLLLVAGLTGMSVTGDAFNLYVFLEITGLTAYALVASGDGGRSAVAGLKYLLVGTFGASLYLLGVGYAYIATGTLNMTDLAAELAAVGYASPLVRAAFAFIVVGLFVKVAMFPLHTWQPEAYAGAPDSVSALIASLVSTVSAYALVRIVLTVFTPEFLDAVPFAQTLLAVVATVSIVVGSLLAVAQTEIKRMLAYSSVSQFGLIVAALSVTNGTALVGLAVHLVGHAVMKGGLFLAAGLVSTATGARSVREYDGLAARLPVAAGAFGVLVLAMVGVPPAIGFLGKWYIVLGTLEAGAWGLAVVILLSTLLTLAYFARLLERMYFRDAPASAPDATALADGGAGLGDADGVSPGMYAAVVAAALLAVALAAAVPAYESALAPTIEVLLS comes from the coding sequence GTGAGTGACCTCATACCGCTGCTGGTGGTCGTACCCCTCTTGGGGTCGCTTGCCGCCCTGCTCGCGGGAATCGCTCGCGAGGAGACGGGTTGGTACGCCGCCGCCGGCGCCCTCGCCGTGCAGGTCGGGATGGCCTCGACCGTCGCCTGGCGCGTGCTCTCGGGAGCGCCGATCAGTTACGCAGTCGGCGGCTTCCAGCCACCATTCGGTATCGAACTGTACGTCGATGGTCTCTCGGCTGCGATGATCGTCCTCGTCGCCGTCGTCGCACTCGGCGTGCTGGCGTACGCCCGGCAGGCGGGCCCGCACTCGAACCGCTTCTACGCGACGTACCTCCTGCTCGTCGCCGGTCTTACGGGGATGTCTGTCACCGGCGACGCGTTCAATCTCTACGTGTTCCTCGAGATTACGGGCCTGACTGCCTACGCACTCGTCGCCAGCGGCGACGGCGGACGCTCGGCGGTCGCCGGCCTGAAGTACCTCCTCGTGGGCACGTTCGGCGCGTCGCTGTACCTGCTCGGCGTCGGCTACGCGTACATCGCCACGGGGACGCTCAATATGACCGACCTCGCGGCCGAACTCGCCGCGGTCGGATACGCCTCTCCGCTCGTGCGGGCGGCGTTCGCGTTCATCGTCGTCGGCCTGTTCGTCAAGGTCGCGATGTTCCCGCTGCACACGTGGCAGCCGGAGGCGTACGCCGGCGCGCCCGACTCCGTGAGTGCGCTCATCGCGTCGCTCGTCTCGACGGTCAGCGCGTACGCGCTCGTCCGAATCGTGCTCACCGTGTTCACGCCGGAGTTCCTCGACGCGGTTCCGTTCGCGCAGACGCTGCTCGCGGTCGTCGCCACGGTGAGCATCGTCGTCGGGAGCCTCCTGGCCGTCGCACAGACCGAGATCAAACGGATGCTCGCGTACTCGTCGGTGTCGCAGTTCGGCCTCATCGTCGCGGCCCTGTCCGTGACGAACGGCACCGCCCTCGTCGGCCTCGCGGTCCACCTCGTGGGCCACGCGGTGATGAAGGGCGGCCTGTTCCTCGCCGCCGGCCTCGTGTCGACGGCGACCGGCGCTCGCTCGGTTCGCGAGTACGACGGCCTCGCCGCTCGGCTGCCCGTCGCCGCGGGTGCGTTCGGCGTGCTCGTCCTCGCGATGGTCGGGGTCCCGCCGGCCATCGGCTTCCTCGGGAAGTGGTACATCGTCCTCGGGACGCTGGAGGCGGGCGCGTGGGGGCTCGCGGTCGTCATCCTGCTGTCGACGCTGCTGACGCTCGCGTACTTCGCGCGTCTGCTCGAACGGATGTACTTCCGTGACGCGCCCGCGTCGGCCCCCGACGCGACGGCGCTGGCCGACGGCGGTGCTGGTCTCGGCGACGCCGACGGCGTCTCGCCCGGGATGTACGCCGCCGTCGTCGCGGCGGCGCTGTTGGCCGTCGCGCTCGCGGCTGCCGTGCCCGCGTACGAATCTGCACTCGCGCCCACTATCGAGGTGCTCCTCTCATGA
- the hpt gene encoding hypoxanthine/guanine phosphoribosyltransferase, with protein sequence MDRLRQSLLDAPIIEKGEYQYFVHPISDGVPMLEPELLREIVIRIIRKAEIEDVDKIVTPAAMGIHISTALSLMTDIPLVVIRKREYGLDGEVALQQETGYSEGEMYINDVYEGDKVLVLDDVLSTGGTMKGILDALTHIGADVVDVVAVIKKAGPNKLDDTDYSVKTLINVTVEDGEVVVTDPLGDG encoded by the coding sequence ATGGACCGCCTGCGTCAGTCCCTGCTGGACGCGCCGATCATCGAGAAGGGCGAGTATCAGTACTTCGTACATCCGATCAGCGACGGTGTCCCGATGCTGGAACCCGAACTCCTCCGTGAGATCGTCATCCGGATCATCCGGAAGGCCGAAATCGAGGACGTCGACAAGATCGTGACGCCCGCCGCGATGGGCATCCACATCTCCACCGCCTTGTCGCTGATGACGGACATCCCGCTGGTCGTCATCCGCAAGCGCGAGTACGGCCTCGACGGCGAGGTCGCCCTGCAACAGGAGACGGGCTACTCCGAGGGCGAGATGTACATCAACGACGTGTACGAGGGCGACAAGGTGCTCGTCCTCGACGACGTGCTCTCGACCGGCGGCACGATGAAAGGCATCCTCGACGCGCTGACCCACATCGGCGCGGACGTGGTCGACGTCGTCGCCGTCATCAAGAAAGCCGGGCCGAACAAACTCGACGACACCGACTACTCGGTGAAGACGCTCATCAACGTCACCGTCGAGGACGGCGAAGTCGTCGTCACCGACCCACTGGGCGACGGATAA
- a CDS encoding DUF4040 domain-containing protein, with amino-acid sequence MTPIELVLLAFVLVTAVATALLRDVLAAIIAFAGYSLGVAVIWLLLRAPDVGLTEAAVGAGVTTVLFLLTIAKTVRPPGDDLFVDINVPALGVSALLVAALATTLSALPPIGSSSTPVATSRVTQYYLANSYEQTGVENAVTAVLAAYRGFDTLGEAVVVFAALIGLLVVLDRGVLE; translated from the coding sequence ATGACGCCCATCGAACTCGTCCTCTTGGCGTTCGTCCTCGTGACGGCGGTGGCGACGGCACTGCTCCGAGACGTGCTCGCGGCGATCATCGCGTTCGCCGGATACAGCCTCGGCGTCGCCGTCATCTGGCTGCTGCTTCGCGCTCCCGACGTGGGACTGACCGAGGCGGCAGTCGGCGCGGGCGTGACGACGGTGTTGTTCCTGCTGACCATCGCCAAGACCGTCCGGCCGCCGGGCGACGACCTGTTCGTCGACATCAACGTTCCGGCGCTCGGCGTCTCGGCGCTGCTCGTCGCCGCACTGGCAACGACACTGTCGGCACTCCCGCCGATCGGATCGTCGTCGACGCCGGTGGCGACCTCGCGAGTGACCCAGTACTACCTCGCGAACTCCTACGAGCAGACCGGCGTCGAGAACGCCGTCACCGCCGTGCTGGCTGCCTACCGTGGGTTCGACACCCTCGGCGAGGCAGTCGTGGTGTTCGCCGCACTTATCGGACTGCTGGTCGTGCTCGACCGGGGGGTGCTCGAATGA
- a CDS encoding cation:proton antiporter subunit C yields the protein MIETIAERGYFVAAFLLIGIGSYMLIGDRNLVKKVIGMNVFQVGIFLFFVASAYITGASAPLLTEPAPYVSPLPHVLILTAIVVGVSLTAVALGLIVRIYSEYGTLRADLIEGVSERE from the coding sequence ATGATAGAGACCATCGCCGAGCGTGGCTACTTCGTGGCGGCGTTCCTGCTGATCGGGATCGGGTCGTACATGCTGATCGGCGACCGGAACCTCGTGAAGAAGGTGATCGGGATGAACGTCTTCCAAGTCGGAATCTTCCTGTTCTTCGTCGCCTCCGCGTACATCACTGGCGCGTCGGCCCCGCTGCTCACGGAGCCAGCGCCGTACGTCAGCCCGTTACCGCACGTGCTCATCCTGACGGCCATCGTCGTCGGGGTGAGCCTCACTGCAGTGGCGCTGGGCCTGATCGTCCGCATCTACAGCGAGTACGGCACGCTTCGTGCCGACCTCATCGAGGGGGTGAGCGAGCGTGAGTGA
- a CDS encoding MnhB domain-containing protein: MSSATDADRNDRLEVDSDRSGRPYVESPIIMATVRIVAPFVFSLGAFVMFHGADSAGGGFQGGVIVGTVILMVAIAFGIGPTREWISSSLLTVVVVSGVLLFAGIGLLALVFNGAFLQYEVIPVYEATKYGIELVEVGIGIIVSGTVVGLFFALAAGYRTDNGVDDEEVEE; the protein is encoded by the coding sequence ATGAGTTCCGCGACCGACGCCGACCGCAACGACCGCCTCGAGGTCGACTCGGACCGGTCCGGACGCCCATACGTCGAGAGCCCGATCATTATGGCGACGGTTCGCATCGTCGCCCCGTTCGTGTTCTCGCTCGGCGCGTTCGTGATGTTTCACGGCGCTGACTCCGCAGGTGGCGGCTTCCAGGGCGGCGTCATCGTCGGGACGGTCATCCTGATGGTCGCCATCGCGTTCGGTATCGGGCCGACGCGTGAGTGGATATCCTCGTCGCTGTTGACGGTCGTCGTCGTCTCCGGCGTCCTCCTGTTCGCCGGTATCGGACTGCTCGCGCTCGTGTTCAACGGCGCGTTCCTGCAGTACGAGGTCATTCCGGTGTACGAGGCGACCAAGTACGGGATCGAACTGGTCGAAGTCGGCATCGGTATCATCGTCTCCGGAACCGTCGTCGGCCTGTTCTTCGCGCTGGCCGCCGGCTACCGCACCGACAATGGTGTCGACGACGAGGAGGTGGAAGAATGA
- a CDS encoding cation:proton antiporter: MTLITDALLATAAGFVLISIVMLYRVVKGPTMQDRVIAMNVVGSNTVVIAALFAAATDTPGALDIALVYALLNFLMSIAISKFTVERGGVL, translated from the coding sequence ATGACGCTCATCACCGACGCCCTGCTGGCGACCGCAGCCGGGTTCGTCCTCATCTCCATCGTGATGCTGTACCGCGTCGTCAAGGGACCGACGATGCAAGATCGCGTCATCGCGATGAACGTCGTCGGTTCGAACACGGTCGTGATCGCCGCGCTGTTTGCGGCCGCGACCGACACGCCGGGCGCACTCGACATCGCGCTTGTGTACGCGCTGTTGAACTTCCTGATGAGCATCGCCATCTCGAAGTTCACCGTCGAACGCGGGGGTGTGCTGTAG
- a CDS encoding Na(+)/H(+) antiporter subunit D: MVDPVIPPFVPVLTAALLVAVLGRRSGHALATLVLAAVVPYVWLVPTGQHFQTLLFGFDAVLFNVDGFSQLMGVVFGFIGAVAVLYSWASKADPRQTAFALGYVGTSLGAVFAGDWLTLIFFWELMAVTSTLLVWHYGGRAVRAGFRYALLHGVGGTLLLGAIIWHYVETGTFLFTGDGLAGTVAPVLAAVGIGVNVGFIGLHAWLPDTYPRPHIAASVFLCVYTTKTGVYGMFRAFPDGQLAVAYMGALMAVFGASMALLQGDMRRLLSYHIQSQVGYMIAGVGLGSALATAGAFGHVFNHILYKSLLFMTVGVVIYQTGEEHLEDLGGLWRKLPLTAVAFLIAALSIAGFPGFNGFVSKGMVLAAAHKKHYDIIWYLLLAGGVGTFLSFIKLGYYVFLHGEYDGEVRPANVGQKLAMVAVAIPCVVFGIYPPALFAILPDVGGFEYTTFTVGHVAEGLILAALGVVGFVLLKKPLAKVGRVPDVDALYNRAGFYGTRALVVGTTELYAAVDRATVAVTSAVAGAVRDPAGTLDRLGVANVVGSDEAATNGANEQTGVDLRAGFGTSVLLVALLVVIALFLLV; the protein is encoded by the coding sequence ATGGTCGATCCGGTGATTCCGCCATTCGTTCCCGTCCTCACGGCCGCGCTGTTGGTCGCAGTGCTGGGTCGGCGCTCGGGTCACGCGCTCGCGACACTCGTCCTCGCAGCAGTCGTCCCGTACGTGTGGCTTGTCCCGACGGGCCAACACTTCCAGACGCTGCTGTTCGGCTTCGACGCCGTCCTGTTCAACGTCGACGGCTTCTCGCAGTTGATGGGCGTCGTCTTCGGCTTCATCGGCGCCGTCGCGGTGCTGTACTCGTGGGCCAGTAAGGCGGACCCACGACAGACGGCGTTCGCGCTCGGGTACGTCGGTACGAGTCTCGGTGCCGTCTTCGCGGGTGACTGGCTCACGCTCATCTTCTTCTGGGAGTTGATGGCCGTCACGAGCACGCTGCTGGTGTGGCACTACGGCGGCCGCGCCGTCCGCGCGGGCTTCCGCTACGCGCTGTTGCACGGCGTCGGCGGGACGCTCCTACTCGGTGCGATCATCTGGCACTACGTCGAGACGGGGACGTTCCTGTTCACCGGCGACGGCCTCGCGGGGACGGTCGCCCCCGTCCTCGCCGCGGTCGGCATCGGGGTCAACGTCGGCTTCATCGGCCTGCACGCGTGGCTGCCCGACACGTATCCGCGCCCGCACATCGCCGCCAGCGTCTTCCTGTGCGTGTACACGACCAAGACCGGCGTGTACGGGATGTTCCGCGCGTTCCCCGACGGGCAACTCGCCGTCGCGTATATGGGCGCGTTGATGGCCGTCTTCGGCGCGTCGATGGCGCTGTTGCAGGGGGACATGCGCCGCCTCCTCTCGTACCACATCCAGTCGCAGGTGGGGTATATGATCGCCGGCGTCGGCCTCGGGAGCGCACTCGCGACCGCCGGCGCGTTCGGCCACGTGTTCAACCACATCCTCTACAAGAGCCTCCTGTTCATGACCGTCGGCGTGGTCATCTACCAGACCGGCGAGGAGCACCTCGAAGACCTGGGCGGCCTCTGGCGGAAACTGCCGCTCACCGCCGTCGCGTTCCTCATCGCGGCACTGTCTATCGCGGGCTTCCCCGGGTTCAACGGCTTCGTCTCGAAAGGGATGGTGCTCGCCGCCGCTCACAAGAAGCACTACGACATCATCTGGTATCTCCTGTTGGCAGGGGGCGTCGGAACCTTCCTCTCGTTCATCAAGTTGGGGTACTACGTGTTCCTCCACGGCGAGTACGACGGTGAGGTCCGGCCCGCGAACGTCGGGCAGAAACTCGCGATGGTCGCTGTCGCCATCCCGTGCGTCGTGTTCGGTATCTACCCGCCCGCGCTGTTCGCCATCCTGCCCGACGTCGGCGGCTTCGAGTACACCACCTTCACCGTCGGCCACGTCGCCGAGGGACTGATCCTCGCGGCGCTTGGCGTCGTCGGGTTCGTCCTCCTGAAGAAGCCGCTCGCGAAGGTCGGGCGCGTCCCCGACGTCGACGCGCTGTACAACCGGGCGGGCTTCTACGGAACGCGGGCGCTCGTCGTCGGGACGACAGAACTGTACGCGGCCGTCGACCGCGCGACGGTCGCCGTGACGAGCGCCGTCGCAGGGGCCGTTCGAGACCCGGCGGGAACGCTCGACCGACTCGGCGTCGCCAACGTGGTCGGCAGCGACGAGGCGGCGACTAACGGCGCGAACGAACAGACTGGCGTCGACCTCCGCGCTGGGTTCGGGACGAGCGTATTGTTGGTCGCGTTGCTGGTCGTCATCGCGCTCTTCCTCCTCGTCTGA
- a CDS encoding ABC transporter ATP-binding protein, with the protein MDRAEDREPLVEIDGLQKLFDQSQGVVDTLLGREPQPVRAVDGVSLDICKGDIVGIAGESGCGKTTLGKMLVKLHEPTDGTIRFDGNDITDMTREEERSFRKRVQMIFQDPFESLNPRMTVYDTVAEPLKINDMIEGYEERRERVKQVLEDVGLGPAEVYLDAFPDELSGGERQRVAIARALVVDPDFIVCDEPVSMLDVSIRAGVLNLMKRLQAEYDLTYLFISHDLSLIRYMCDRAGIMYLGNMVEQGPTDDLIDDPKHPYTEALFDAVPDVELGEERRRANATGEVPSPRNPPSGCRYHPRCAHIIPPDRWQGSQEAFRRAYQFKLKLRRGDIDPDTAANDAATVVEEGLTLDVPEEYRTDEEIDSGGTRVDMSSLDLPADAHTALTEAAEAVIGGDTDAALSALDDVVTTPCESRQPQPQPSGTRQVACHLYDDASFEHLDSSEADFGAAAAED; encoded by the coding sequence ATGGACCGAGCAGAGGATCGAGAGCCGCTAGTAGAGATCGACGGGCTGCAGAAGCTCTTCGACCAGTCGCAGGGCGTCGTCGACACCCTGCTGGGTCGAGAGCCACAGCCAGTCCGCGCAGTCGACGGTGTCTCGCTCGACATCTGCAAGGGCGACATCGTCGGCATCGCGGGCGAGTCTGGCTGTGGGAAGACCACCCTCGGGAAGATGTTGGTGAAGCTCCACGAGCCGACGGACGGGACGATCCGGTTCGACGGCAACGACATCACCGACATGACTCGCGAGGAGGAACGCTCGTTCCGCAAGCGCGTGCAGATGATCTTCCAGGACCCGTTCGAGTCACTCAACCCTCGGATGACGGTGTACGACACCGTCGCCGAACCGCTCAAGATCAACGATATGATCGAGGGGTACGAAGAGCGACGCGAGCGCGTCAAGCAGGTGCTGGAAGACGTCGGCCTCGGCCCCGCCGAGGTGTACCTCGACGCGTTCCCAGACGAACTCTCGGGCGGTGAGCGACAGCGCGTCGCCATCGCGCGGGCGCTCGTCGTCGACCCGGACTTCATCGTCTGTGACGAACCGGTGTCGATGCTGGACGTGTCTATCCGCGCGGGCGTGCTCAACCTGATGAAGCGCCTGCAGGCGGAGTACGACCTCACGTACCTGTTCATCAGTCACGACCTCTCGCTCATCCGGTACATGTGCGACCGCGCCGGTATCATGTACCTCGGCAATATGGTCGAGCAGGGGCCGACGGACGACCTCATCGACGACCCCAAACACCCGTACACGGAGGCGCTGTTCGACGCGGTGCCCGACGTGGAACTGGGCGAGGAGCGCCGCCGCGCGAACGCGACCGGCGAGGTGCCGTCGCCGCGGAACCCGCCGAGCGGCTGTCGCTACCACCCACGGTGTGCCCACATCATCCCGCCAGACCGCTGGCAGGGCAGCCAGGAGGCGTTCCGCCGCGCCTACCAGTTCAAACTGAAACTGCGACGCGGCGACATCGACCCCGACACGGCCGCGAACGACGCAGCGACGGTCGTCGAAGAGGGGCTGACCCTCGACGTGCCAGAAGAGTACCGCACGGACGAGGAGATAGACTCCGGCGGTACTCGTGTCGATATGAGTTCGCTGGACCTGCCGGCGGACGCACACACTGCGCTGACCGAGGCCGCCGAGGCGGTCATCGGTGGTGACACCGACGCCGCACTGTCGGCGCTCGACGACGTGGTCACCACGCCGTGTGAGTCACGGCAGCCACAGCCGCAGCCGTCCGGAACGCGGCAGGTGGCGTGTCACCTGTACGACGACGCCTCCTTCGAGCATCTGGACAGTTCCGAGGCCGACTTCGGAGCCGCCGCGGCGGAGGACTAA
- a CDS encoding ABC transporter ATP-binding protein → MTLLEVDDLSIRYAVDDGSAVHAADEVNFSVERGETYGLVGESGCGKTTLAKGLVHLLDDNGSISGGHVWFDGTLPQWADDNGEAKQSVIDDPNKPVREDGKTDLAALSNKQIRDIRWRDIAIIPQSAMNALNPVYKVGDQIVEAILRHEPETTAEEAHERARDLLERVGIEPDRADDYAHQFSGGMKQRAVIAMAMACGPDLLIADEPTTALDVIIQDRILEELEKLQEEFGVSILVISHDISVMAEICDRMAVMYGGKVMESGPKDEIFGETANPYTLGLKNSFPTITSADQDLVSIPGTPPTLRDPDAGCRFRERCPFAIEECHASHPPMYDVEAAESVGQLQEATDTRAHRSACYRIDELEQLRTDALEESTWTEQRIESR, encoded by the coding sequence ATGACACTACTCGAAGTAGACGACCTGTCGATCCGATACGCGGTCGACGACGGCTCGGCGGTCCACGCGGCCGACGAGGTGAACTTCTCCGTCGAACGCGGCGAGACGTACGGGCTGGTCGGCGAGTCCGGTTGTGGGAAGACCACGCTCGCGAAAGGGCTCGTCCACCTGCTCGACGACAACGGCTCCATCTCCGGCGGCCACGTCTGGTTCGACGGCACCCTCCCGCAGTGGGCCGACGACAACGGCGAGGCCAAACAGTCCGTCATCGACGACCCGAACAAGCCCGTTCGCGAGGACGGCAAGACGGATCTGGCGGCGCTGTCGAACAAACAGATCCGCGACATCCGCTGGCGCGACATCGCCATCATCCCGCAGTCGGCGATGAACGCGCTGAACCCGGTGTACAAGGTCGGCGATCAGATCGTCGAGGCGATCCTCCGACACGAACCGGAGACGACCGCCGAAGAGGCGCACGAACGCGCCCGAGACCTGTTAGAGCGCGTCGGCATCGAACCCGACCGCGCCGACGACTACGCCCACCAGTTCTCCGGCGGGATGAAACAACGCGCTGTCATCGCGATGGCGATGGCGTGTGGTCCGGATCTCCTCATCGCCGACGAGCCGACGACCGCGCTCGACGTGATCATCCAAGATCGCATCCTCGAGGAACTGGAGAAGTTGCAAGAGGAGTTCGGCGTCTCCATCCTCGTCATCAGTCACGACATCTCGGTGATGGCCGAGATCTGTGACCGGATGGCCGTGATGTACGGCGGGAAGGTGATGGAGTCGGGACCGAAAGACGAGATCTTCGGCGAGACCGCCAACCCCTACACGCTGGGACTGAAGAACTCGTTCCCGACGATCACCTCGGCCGACCAAGACCTCGTGTCGATCCCCGGCACACCGCCGACGCTACGCGACCCCGACGCTGGCTGCCGCTTCCGCGAACGGTGTCCGTTCGCCATCGAGGAGTGCCACGCCAGCCACCCACCGATGTACGACGTCGAAGCCGCGGAGTCGGTGGGCCAACTGCAGGAGGCCACCGACACACGCGCCCATCGCTCGGCGTGTTACCGTATCGACGAACTCGAACAACTGCGAACTGACGCACTGGAGGAATCCACATGGACCGAGCAGAGGATCGAGAGCCGCTAG
- a CDS encoding ABC transporter permease: MATQQESSGPDGESFKKRWEPRIERLRRGWSRFTEHRIGVLGLVILVTYTLWALVPGLFAPHSPEWIAYLGEPPFDRRLTAEQIRSLPHPPAFGDPFFAPLGTNANGYGILTLVIYSAKNAMYIGLAAGLLSSLVGVPLGLISGFYGDTWIDEAIQRFVDIMYGLPFLPFLIVLVAIRGITTTNIIIGIAVTSWLNNCITIRGETLSLKERSYVESAKVAGASDTRIIFRHIMPNVLPISFVFLAQDAAGAVIAQASLAYLGLADFTANSWGIMLENIKSSGYVFKAWWWLIPPGVALMLMAASFYFIGFSMEDVTNPQR; the protein is encoded by the coding sequence ATGGCAACGCAACAGGAATCATCCGGACCGGACGGCGAATCGTTCAAGAAGCGCTGGGAGCCCCGAATCGAGCGACTCCGGCGCGGCTGGAGTCGCTTCACCGAGCACCGCATCGGCGTGCTCGGCCTCGTGATTCTCGTCACGTACACGCTGTGGGCGCTCGTGCCTGGACTGTTCGCGCCGCACTCTCCGGAGTGGATCGCGTACCTCGGTGAGCCACCGTTCGACCGGCGACTGACCGCCGAGCAGATCCGCTCGTTGCCGCACCCGCCAGCGTTCGGTGACCCGTTCTTCGCCCCGCTTGGGACGAACGCCAACGGCTACGGCATCCTCACGCTGGTCATCTACTCGGCGAAGAACGCGATGTACATCGGCCTCGCGGCGGGCCTGCTGTCGAGTCTCGTCGGCGTCCCCCTGGGACTCATCTCGGGCTTCTACGGCGACACCTGGATCGACGAGGCCATCCAGCGGTTCGTCGACATCATGTACGGCCTGCCGTTCCTGCCGTTCCTCATCGTGTTGGTCGCCATCCGCGGCATCACGACGACGAACATCATCATCGGCATCGCCGTCACCTCGTGGCTGAACAACTGCATCACGATCCGTGGAGAGACGCTCTCGTTGAAGGAGCGCTCGTACGTCGAGTCCGCGAAGGTCGCGGGCGCGTCAGACACGCGGATCATCTTCCGGCACATTATGCCGAACGTGCTCCCAATCTCGTTCGTGTTCCTCGCACAGGACGCCGCGGGCGCGGTCATCGCGCAGGCGTCGCTGGCGTACCTGGGACTCGCGGACTTCACCGCCAACTCCTGGGGGATTATGCTCGAGAACATCAAGTCCTCGGGGTACGTGTTCAAAGCCTGGTGGTGGCTCATCCCGCCGGGTGTCGCCCTGATGCTGATGGCTGCATCGTTCTACTTCATCGGCTTCTCGATGGAGGACGTGACCAACCCGCAGCGGTAA